One genomic window of Desulfurococcus mucosus DSM 2162 includes the following:
- a CDS encoding MBL fold metallo-hydrolase, with product MKIKVLGGGREVGRAAYLVEDGSQRFLLDYGVNFDERDMPRLPQHVRPVDVSGLIVSHAHLDHVGAAPYLYITGRPKAFSTKPTLEVARLLTMDFLKLNAAVIEYDMREFENLYDNTVFLDYGETYEEDGFKLVFANAGHIIGSSITYLETGSGRRLMYTGDINDRETWTLPGAETLETGVETVIVESTYGGRNHPPRHVVEKRLLEIVEETIDRKGTVLIPAFSVGRSQEIAALIASEAPYIEVYLDGMIKDITDIYLRYRKYLRDPALFNKVFETVNFVTGTRDRKKIINKPCVIIASAGMLKGGPSVYYLKKLHQNPRNSIIMVSYQAPNSNGHKLLEAGEIPELEVGRVNARVEWLDFSSHAGQKGLVDILSRYKSTVRDIIIVHGGEEEAFSLREAILEELGSDVRIHVPNTGDEIDVA from the coding sequence TTGAAGATAAAGGTGCTTGGAGGAGGAAGGGAGGTAGGGAGGGCAGCATACCTCGTCGAGGATGGATCACAGAGGTTCCTCCTCGACTACGGGGTCAACTTCGATGAGCGGGACATGCCCAGGCTACCCCAGCACGTGAGGCCCGTCGACGTATCAGGGCTCATAGTATCCCATGCACACCTAGACCATGTCGGTGCAGCACCCTACCTCTACATAACCGGGAGGCCTAAAGCCTTCTCAACGAAGCCGACGCTCGAGGTTGCAAGGCTTTTAACCATGGATTTCCTGAAGCTGAACGCCGCTGTAATAGAGTATGATATGAGGGAGTTCGAGAACCTCTACGATAACACGGTTTTCCTCGACTACGGTGAGACATACGAGGAGGATGGATTTAAACTAGTCTTCGCCAACGCCGGCCACATAATCGGCAGCAGCATAACATACCTTGAAACAGGGAGCGGCCGCAGACTTATGTACACGGGGGACATAAACGACAGGGAGACATGGACGCTTCCAGGAGCCGAGACACTTGAGACAGGGGTTGAAACAGTGATAGTTGAGTCAACCTACGGCGGGAGAAACCATCCACCGAGACACGTCGTTGAGAAAAGGCTCCTCGAAATAGTTGAGGAAACCATTGACAGGAAGGGAACAGTCCTCATACCGGCGTTCAGCGTTGGACGCAGCCAGGAGATAGCTGCACTAATAGCTTCCGAAGCACCCTACATAGAGGTATACCTTGACGGCATGATCAAGGATATAACGGACATATATTTAAGGTACAGGAAGTACCTCAGGGACCCAGCGCTCTTCAACAAGGTCTTCGAGACAGTGAACTTCGTCACAGGCACCCGTGACAGGAAGAAAATAATAAACAAGCCATGCGTGATAATAGCTTCAGCCGGGATGCTGAAAGGCGGCCCCAGCGTCTACTACCTTAAGAAACTCCACCAGAACCCCCGGAACTCAATAATCATGGTCAGCTATCAAGCCCCGAACAGCAACGGCCACAAGCTACTGGAGGCAGGCGAGATCCCTGAGCTAGAGGTAGGCAGAGTGAATGCAAGAGTAGAGTGGCTCGACTTCTCCAGTCACGCTGGTCAAAAAGGATTAGTCGACATACTTTCAAGATATAAGAGCACTGTGAGAGACATCATAATAGTCCACGGCGGCGAGGAGGAAGCATTCTCCCTGAGGGAGGCTATACTAGAGGAGCTCGGCAGCGATGTAAGAATACATGTCCCCAACACAGGGGACGAGATCGATGTGGCGTGA
- a CDS encoding Brix domain-containing protein, giving the protein MILVTTSHRPSQRTRSFTKDLSSVFPNSVRVTRGKKTIDDLVTEAYRSRVSFILVVGEKRGNPSLLNIYRVDSAVLPPRAVEMAVILLKGVRLSREIPDSQRVYNPRTIGVDYDGCSTDECFELADVLLTITSKASAAQPDVKILLEDRECIHMEFHSSTGHRVGPVIRVSRVVLYK; this is encoded by the coding sequence TTGATCCTTGTAACCACATCGCACAGGCCTTCACAGAGAACCAGGTCTTTCACCAAGGATCTCTCGTCAGTCTTCCCGAACTCCGTGAGGGTTACCCGCGGCAAGAAGACCATAGACGACCTGGTTACAGAGGCCTATAGGAGCAGGGTCTCCTTCATACTTGTAGTCGGCGAGAAAAGAGGGAACCCGTCACTGCTCAACATCTACAGGGTTGACTCCGCTGTGCTTCCCCCTAGGGCAGTTGAAATGGCTGTTATCCTGCTTAAAGGGGTCAGGCTCTCAAGGGAGATCCCTGATTCACAGAGAGTCTACAATCCTAGGACGATCGGGGTTGACTACGATGGATGCTCCACTGATGAGTGCTTCGAGCTAGCCGATGTACTGTTGACTATTACGTCGAAGGCGTCGGCTGCTCAACCAGACGTCAAGATACTGCTGGAGGACAGGGAGTGCATTCACATGGAGTTCCACAGCTCCACGGGGCACCGGGTGGGTCCCGTGATACGGGTTTCAAGGGTGGTGCTCTATAAGTGA
- a CDS encoding prefoldin subunit beta, with protein MSEKPLPPEVQNMIIHYQSILENKAKMEAELRIIEAELSDIENILETLKNLGDDAELYKALGHVLVKKSKADVVKELEERKELLTVKRDKYRKQLDFLTKEAGNLEGRIKEALSKHGYTTS; from the coding sequence ATGAGTGAGAAGCCTCTTCCACCGGAAGTACAGAACATGATAATACACTACCAGTCGATCCTTGAGAACAAGGCGAAGATGGAGGCCGAGCTGAGGATTATTGAGGCCGAGCTAAGCGATATAGAGAACATTCTGGAGACATTGAAGAACCTCGGCGACGACGCCGAGCTGTACAAGGCACTCGGCCATGTACTCGTGAAGAAGAGTAAAGCCGACGTGGTTAAGGAACTCGAGGAGAGGAAGGAGCTGCTCACAGTGAAGAGGGATAAGTACCGTAAGCAATTGGACTTCCTCACCAAGGAGGCAGGCAACTTAGAGGGGAGGATCAAGGAGGCTTTAAGTAAGCATGGATACACGACGAGCTAG
- a CDS encoding 50S ribosomal protein L37ae, whose translation MGRTKVVGIAGRYGARYGSTLRKKVRDILEKRYAPHTCPFCGYKGRVVRLSTGIWTCRKCGAKWVGGAYTPKTEVAKLFPDIIVRE comes from the coding sequence ATGGGTAGAACCAAGGTTGTCGGAATAGCTGGGAGATATGGTGCGAGATATGGTTCAACCCTCAGGAAGAAGGTCCGCGACATACTGGAGAAACGCTACGCTCCCCACACATGCCCCTTCTGCGGCTACAAGGGGAGAGTGGTGAGGCTTAGCACAGGGATCTGGACGTGCAGGAAGTGCGGTGCTAAATGGGTTGGCGGCGCGTACACGCCTAAGACCGAGGTAGCGAAGCTCTTCCCAGACATCATTGTAAGGGAGTAG
- a CDS encoding elongation factor EF-2, translating to MVRFKQTSEVLKIMRNIEQIRNIGITAHVDHGKTTLSDSLLSAAGLLSEKIAGQALALDYLDVEQKRQMTVKAANASLYHEYKGKPYLINLIDTPGHVDFQSKTIRALRVIDGAIVVVDAVEGVMTQTEMYLRVALEERVRPVLFINKIDRLIKELRLSPNEIQQRLVQIVKDVNTLIATYADKEFQKAWLLDPMKGQVAFGSARDRWGLTIPLVQQKGIKFSDIVDVYTKGKEAVAELQKAAPLHEAILDMVVKYVPNPRDAQRYRIPKIWHGDLNHEAVKYMMEADPNGPLVMLVNDIRVDPHAGLVATGRIYSGTLRAGEEVWLVNARVPQRVLQVSLYMGPYRELADEITAGNIAAALGLEKARSGETVVAMKYKDSMTPFEKLRMITESVVTVAIEPKNPQQLTKLVDALYKLHLEDPSLIVKINEETGEYLLSGVGTLHIEIALTLLKDLYGLEVVASPPVIVYRETVRESSQVFEGKSPNKHNKFYISVAPLNEETLRLMSEGIIVEDMDARERAKILREQAGWDADEARRIMAIDENLNMLVDMTTGVQYLREIKDTVIQGFRLAMKEGPLAMEPVRGVKVVLHDAVVHEDPAHRGPAQIFPAVRNAIFAGFLTAKPAILEPILKLDIRTPMEYIGNISTVITKKRGKLIEVQQMETSARVIAEIPVSESFDIADMLRNVTAGKAIWGQEFSRWAPVPESMLMDLVSKIRTRKGLKPEPPKLEDFLSP from the coding sequence ATGGTTAGATTCAAGCAGACTAGTGAAGTATTGAAGATCATGAGGAATATAGAGCAGATCAGGAACATAGGTATCACGGCGCACGTGGACCACGGGAAGACAACGCTCTCGGACTCGCTTCTCAGCGCCGCTGGACTCCTCTCCGAGAAGATCGCTGGTCAGGCACTGGCACTCGACTACCTTGACGTGGAGCAGAAGAGGCAGATGACTGTTAAAGCAGCCAATGCCAGCCTGTACCACGAGTACAAGGGTAAACCATACTTAATCAACCTGATAGATACGCCTGGACACGTTGACTTCCAGTCGAAGACTATACGTGCACTGCGCGTGATAGACGGCGCCATAGTGGTTGTCGACGCTGTTGAAGGCGTTATGACGCAGACCGAGATGTATCTCCGTGTAGCTCTCGAGGAAAGGGTTCGCCCAGTATTATTCATAAACAAGATTGACAGGTTGATAAAGGAGCTGAGGCTGTCGCCGAATGAGATACAGCAGAGGCTGGTCCAGATAGTTAAAGACGTGAACACCCTTATCGCCACGTATGCTGACAAGGAGTTCCAGAAGGCATGGCTCCTGGACCCCATGAAGGGGCAGGTCGCCTTCGGCTCAGCCAGGGATCGCTGGGGGCTCACGATACCTTTAGTGCAGCAGAAGGGGATAAAGTTCTCTGACATAGTGGACGTCTACACTAAGGGCAAGGAGGCTGTCGCAGAGCTCCAGAAGGCTGCCCCCCTACATGAGGCAATCCTAGACATGGTTGTGAAATACGTGCCGAACCCGAGGGACGCGCAGAGATACAGGATCCCGAAGATATGGCACGGCGACCTCAACCATGAAGCCGTGAAATACATGATGGAGGCCGACCCAAACGGCCCCCTCGTAATGCTCGTCAACGATATAAGGGTTGACCCCCACGCCGGGCTCGTTGCAACCGGTAGAATATACTCTGGTACCCTGAGGGCTGGTGAAGAAGTATGGTTGGTGAATGCGAGAGTGCCGCAGAGAGTGCTCCAGGTAAGCCTCTACATGGGTCCCTACAGGGAGCTAGCGGATGAAATAACCGCCGGCAACATTGCAGCCGCCCTCGGCCTCGAGAAGGCTAGGTCTGGTGAGACGGTTGTCGCAATGAAGTACAAGGACTCGATGACGCCTTTCGAGAAGCTCAGGATGATAACGGAGTCCGTGGTGACGGTTGCAATAGAGCCGAAGAACCCGCAGCAGCTCACAAAGCTCGTCGACGCACTCTACAAGCTGCACCTAGAGGACCCAAGCCTCATCGTGAAGATAAACGAGGAGACGGGAGAATACTTGTTGAGCGGAGTGGGGACACTCCACATAGAGATAGCTCTCACACTGCTGAAGGATCTCTACGGGCTGGAGGTGGTTGCATCCCCACCGGTCATAGTCTACAGGGAGACGGTTAGGGAGAGCAGCCAGGTCTTCGAAGGGAAGTCACCTAACAAGCACAACAAGTTCTATATTAGTGTGGCACCCTTGAACGAGGAGACCCTTAGACTGATGTCAGAGGGCATAATCGTGGAGGACATGGATGCACGTGAAAGAGCGAAGATACTGAGGGAGCAGGCCGGCTGGGATGCTGATGAGGCCAGGAGGATAATGGCTATCGATGAAAACCTTAACATGCTGGTGGATATGACGACGGGTGTACAGTATCTTAGAGAGATAAAGGACACTGTTATCCAGGGCTTCAGGCTCGCAATGAAGGAGGGCCCCCTGGCAATGGAGCCTGTGAGAGGAGTGAAGGTGGTGCTCCATGATGCAGTGGTCCACGAGGATCCGGCTCACAGGGGTCCGGCGCAGATATTCCCGGCTGTGAGGAACGCTATATTCGCAGGCTTCCTGACGGCTAAGCCCGCTATACTGGAGCCTATACTGAAGCTAGATATAAGGACCCCGATGGAGTACATCGGCAACATCTCCACAGTGATAACTAAGAAGAGGGGTAAACTCATAGAGGTGCAGCAGATGGAGACGTCTGCAAGAGTTATCGCTGAGATACCTGTCTCAGAGTCGTTCGACATAGCCGACATGCTGAGAAACGTTACAGCTGGGAAAGCAATATGGGGCCAGGAGTTCAGCAGGTGGGCGCCGGTGCCTGAGAGCATGCTGATGGATCTAGTGTCGAAGATCAGGACTAGGAAGGGGTTGAAGCCGGAGCCGCCGAAGCTCGAAGACTTCCTGTCACCATAG
- a CDS encoding DNA-directed DNA polymerase I produces the protein MTYMGEQPPPGFIDRSSYKALSKPHYLLGVYYDGKLGRAVLEFLSEEGDRVVKVVDPTGHKPYFLTDLSLDEAKSIKELSGDKDVDRLEEVVKVNPLTMERVRVTKIVTKDPLAVKKLRDKVPKGASVWEAKIKYHSNYIYDNQLIPGMRYVIENDGQQPRITLVKPEIPLSLVQSVRELFRKEPPETVKLAEDYLILFEEAPPRAVRVAMDIEVYTPFKGRIPNPRQGEYPVISIAFSSNNGFRKVLLLGRPFKQRFDYMIEEYPVDVEVEVFDSEKAMLLEALKTVSKYPVLLTYNGDNFDLVYIYTRAVRLGVPRYLVPLSIGEDMVRLETGVHLDLYKFFSNRAVKNYAFSGKYQEEKLDAVSSALLGVSKIGFEETIGDISASLLVAYNMRDADITLQLTTFSNELVWRLMILLARISKTSIEDVCRRQISSWIQNQFFWEHRRLEYLIPNSEDIVKYAGRAGTRAIIDGKKYAGALVIEPPKGVFFNVMVLDIASLYPSIIKKYNLSYETVDMPWCKSTIDITDETGRKLHRVCTDKPGLTAQITGILRDFRVGIYKKRAKDKSLPKDTLAWYDVVQRAIKVFINASYGVFGDSRFSLFSPAVAESVTAMGRKSFMTIVLKAAELGVKPLYGDTDSIFVWNPNRGQLEVLQKWILENLGLEIELDKEFTYVVFTGLKKNYLGRTGDGGIEIKGLVAKKRNTPEFLKELFQEILGKLKDVETPEDFVSFANWLEDRLKEYYVGLKRREVPLDRLAIRVALTKPPSSYTKTKPPHVRAAMQLANYGISVQEGDVITYVKVKGREGYKAIQLTRLHEVDPDKYVELIKSGLEQLLAALSIRWEDIVGGVGLTGYATGAARYR, from the coding sequence ATGACGTACATGGGGGAGCAGCCTCCACCAGGGTTCATTGATAGGTCATCCTATAAAGCCCTGAGTAAACCCCATTATCTCCTAGGCGTATACTACGATGGCAAGCTCGGCAGGGCTGTGTTAGAGTTCCTTAGTGAGGAAGGAGATAGAGTGGTTAAAGTCGTCGATCCAACAGGGCATAAACCATACTTTCTAACAGACCTCAGCCTGGATGAGGCTAAGTCCATTAAGGAGCTTTCAGGCGACAAGGATGTAGACCGCCTTGAGGAAGTCGTCAAGGTAAACCCGTTGACAATGGAGAGGGTGAGGGTTACAAAGATCGTTACGAAAGACCCGTTGGCCGTGAAGAAGCTGAGGGATAAGGTGCCTAAGGGTGCATCAGTGTGGGAGGCGAAGATCAAGTATCACAGTAACTACATCTACGATAACCAGTTGATACCCGGCATGAGGTATGTAATCGAGAACGATGGCCAGCAGCCCAGGATAACCCTGGTTAAGCCCGAGATACCTTTATCCCTCGTGCAAAGCGTCAGGGAGCTCTTCAGGAAGGAGCCTCCTGAAACCGTTAAGCTGGCTGAAGACTACCTGATACTCTTCGAGGAGGCTCCTCCTAGAGCCGTGAGGGTGGCCATGGATATCGAGGTCTACACGCCGTTCAAAGGCAGGATACCGAATCCCAGGCAGGGCGAGTACCCTGTTATCAGCATAGCGTTCTCCTCGAATAACGGGTTCAGGAAAGTGCTCCTCCTCGGGAGGCCTTTCAAGCAGAGATTCGACTACATGATTGAGGAGTACCCTGTCGACGTCGAGGTCGAGGTGTTTGACTCGGAGAAGGCGATGCTCCTGGAGGCGTTGAAAACCGTCTCCAAGTACCCTGTGCTACTCACGTACAACGGCGACAACTTCGACCTCGTCTACATCTACACGAGGGCTGTAAGGCTCGGGGTGCCGAGGTACCTCGTCCCATTGAGCATAGGGGAGGATATGGTTAGGCTTGAAACAGGCGTCCACCTCGACCTCTACAAGTTCTTCTCTAATAGAGCGGTGAAGAACTATGCTTTCAGCGGGAAGTACCAGGAGGAGAAGCTGGACGCCGTGTCATCAGCCCTCCTAGGCGTGTCCAAGATAGGGTTCGAGGAGACCATAGGCGATATCTCAGCGTCGCTCCTAGTAGCCTACAACATGAGGGACGCAGACATAACCCTCCAGTTGACCACGTTCAGCAACGAGCTAGTGTGGAGGCTCATGATCCTGCTTGCACGTATCTCGAAGACAAGCATAGAGGATGTGTGCAGGAGGCAGATCTCCAGCTGGATACAGAACCAGTTCTTCTGGGAGCACAGGAGGCTGGAGTACCTTATACCCAACAGCGAGGACATAGTTAAGTACGCTGGGAGAGCCGGCACCAGGGCCATAATAGACGGGAAGAAGTATGCTGGAGCCCTGGTGATAGAGCCGCCGAAAGGCGTATTCTTCAACGTAATGGTCCTGGATATTGCTTCACTGTATCCCAGTATCATCAAGAAGTATAATCTCAGCTATGAAACCGTGGACATGCCGTGGTGTAAGTCAACCATCGATATAACTGATGAAACAGGCAGGAAGCTGCACAGGGTCTGCACGGATAAGCCGGGTTTAACCGCGCAGATCACAGGTATACTCAGGGATTTCAGAGTGGGGATCTACAAGAAGAGGGCTAAGGATAAGTCTCTGCCGAAGGACACTCTGGCATGGTACGATGTAGTGCAGCGCGCTATAAAAGTGTTCATCAACGCGAGCTACGGGGTGTTCGGTGACAGCCGGTTCTCACTCTTCTCGCCCGCCGTGGCCGAGAGCGTTACAGCTATGGGCAGGAAGTCGTTTATGACCATAGTCTTAAAGGCCGCTGAGCTAGGCGTTAAACCACTCTACGGGGACACGGACTCCATATTCGTGTGGAACCCTAACCGGGGCCAGCTGGAGGTGCTCCAGAAGTGGATACTTGAAAACCTCGGCCTCGAGATCGAGCTCGACAAGGAGTTCACGTACGTGGTTTTCACAGGGCTGAAGAAGAACTATCTCGGTAGAACCGGTGACGGAGGCATCGAGATAAAGGGGCTTGTGGCGAAGAAGAGGAACACGCCTGAGTTCCTTAAGGAGCTCTTCCAGGAGATACTCGGCAAGCTGAAGGATGTTGAGACACCGGAGGACTTCGTCTCCTTCGCCAACTGGCTGGAGGACAGGTTGAAGGAGTACTATGTAGGGTTGAAGCGTAGGGAGGTGCCCTTGGACAGGCTTGCTATAAGGGTTGCACTCACCAAGCCTCCCTCAAGCTACACTAAGACCAAGCCTCCCCATGTGAGGGCTGCGATGCAGCTGGCGAACTACGGTATCAGCGTGCAGGAGGGGGATGTCATAACATATGTGAAGGTGAAGGGTAGGGAGGGCTATAAGGCTATACAGCTCACGAGGCTGCATGAAGTCGACCCTGATAAATACGTGGAGCTCATAAAAAGCGGGCTCGAACAGTTGCTGGCAGCTCTCTCCATAAGATGGGAGGATATAGTGGGTGGAGTAGGGTTAACGGGCTATGCTACTGGGGCTGCCAGGTACAGGTAG
- the rrp4 gene encoding exosome complex RNA-binding protein Rrp4, with amino-acid sequence MKILVADRQLVRPGDCLAVLEEAAPQELKRYPEKHIYVLGGRVYSDVLGVVYIEDKDVNVIPLESIYYPRKDDLVIGVVNGVGITAWSVDIRAPYKAVLPGSDVIEGFNPIMHNLRNYLDVGDFILAKIAVFDRSRDPVLTMKGKGLGKIVDGVVVEVKPSKVARLVGRKGSMYNILTSTSGCDITIAQNGYVWLKCRDEHTTKVLIQAIRLIESKAHMRGLTEEVRGFLESKLGGSK; translated from the coding sequence GTGAAGATCCTTGTAGCAGATAGACAACTAGTTAGGCCGGGGGACTGCCTAGCTGTACTGGAGGAGGCGGCCCCGCAGGAGCTTAAGAGGTATCCTGAGAAACACATCTACGTCCTAGGAGGAAGGGTTTACAGCGATGTACTAGGCGTCGTCTACATTGAGGATAAGGATGTCAACGTGATTCCTCTTGAAAGCATATATTACCCTAGGAAAGACGACCTGGTAATAGGCGTTGTAAACGGCGTGGGGATAACCGCGTGGAGCGTTGACATAAGGGCTCCATACAAGGCTGTGCTACCCGGCTCAGACGTGATAGAAGGGTTTAACCCGATAATGCATAACCTTAGAAACTACCTGGATGTAGGCGACTTCATACTGGCAAAGATAGCTGTCTTCGACAGGTCAAGGGACCCTGTTTTAACCATGAAGGGGAAGGGGCTTGGGAAAATAGTGGACGGCGTTGTCGTCGAGGTCAAGCCCAGCAAGGTGGCTAGGCTCGTGGGGAGGAAGGGCAGCATGTATAACATCCTGACATCCACTAGTGGATGCGATATAACGATTGCTCAAAACGGATACGTGTGGTTGAAGTGCAGGGATGAACACACCACTAAAGTTTTAATACAGGCGATAAGACTCATTGAATCGAAAGCACACATGCGTGGATTAACAGAGGAGGTACGTGGATTCCTAGAGTCGAAGCTGGGTGGAAGCAAATGA
- the rrp41 gene encoding exosome complex exonuclease Rrp41, with protein sequence MSEKPVLLREDGLRVDGRRPDELRPVRIAIGVLKNANGSALVEYGNTKALAAVYGPREAMPKHISLPDRAVLRVRYHMAPFSTSERKSPAPSRREIELSKVIREALESVVFTTQYPRASIDVFIEILQADGGTRTAGLTAASLALADAGIPMKDLVIGVAVGKVGGVLVLDINELEDEYGEADLPVGIAPNTNEIVLLQLNGVLTPEEFKQAMEMAFKGVEQIYKVAKEAMYRKYLKMLEEVK encoded by the coding sequence ATGAGTGAAAAACCAGTCTTACTCAGAGAGGACGGGTTAAGGGTTGACGGGCGGAGACCAGACGAGCTTCGCCCCGTGAGGATAGCCATAGGGGTTTTAAAGAACGCTAACGGGAGCGCACTGGTGGAATACGGTAATACGAAGGCGCTGGCAGCCGTCTACGGTCCAAGGGAGGCTATGCCGAAGCATATAAGCCTACCCGACCGCGCAGTGCTCAGAGTAAGATACCATATGGCACCCTTCTCCACGAGCGAGCGCAAGTCACCCGCCCCATCTAGGAGGGAGATAGAGCTCTCCAAGGTGATACGTGAAGCACTGGAGTCAGTGGTCTTCACAACACAATACCCGAGGGCCAGTATAGATGTATTCATAGAGATACTTCAGGCAGACGGCGGCACCAGGACAGCAGGGTTAACTGCTGCATCACTAGCATTAGCCGATGCAGGGATACCGATGAAAGACCTCGTCATCGGCGTCGCCGTTGGAAAAGTCGGCGGCGTACTGGTCCTAGATATAAATGAGCTTGAAGACGAGTACGGTGAGGCCGATCTCCCCGTGGGGATCGCGCCGAACACTAATGAAATAGTCCTGCTCCAGCTCAACGGTGTTTTAACACCCGAGGAATTCAAGCAGGCCATGGAGATGGCTTTCAAAGGAGTTGAACAAATCTACAAGGTGGCTAAGGAAGCCATGTACCGCAAGTACCTTAAGATGCTTGAGGAGGTGAAGTAG
- a CDS encoding KEOPS complex subunit Pcc1 — translation MEAGDAAAPVASALKPDLEDMPEGCRGGAVLNGSVLVLRLSCRDAGSLKALNNSSINMLLMLLDVVEVLKG, via the coding sequence GTGGAGGCAGGGGACGCCGCTGCACCAGTAGCCTCCGCCCTTAAGCCGGATCTCGAGGATATGCCTGAGGGGTGCAGGGGCGGGGCAGTGTTGAATGGCAGTGTACTCGTCCTGAGGCTCTCGTGTAGGGACGCTGGCTCCTTGAAAGCCTTAAATAACAGCTCTATAAATATGTTGCTCATGCTATTAGATGTGGTAGAGGTGCTTAAGGGATGA
- a CDS encoding nascent polypeptide-associated complex protein yields the protein MMAGNPRELKRLLKRMGVEVEELNGVKRVEIVFEDRKIVVRDPQVLAFKAGGQVFYQVTGTPETVAQAEEAVKPVEEVKVSEEDVRFIMEQTGASYEKAREALVKAKGDILQAIMLLREG from the coding sequence ATGATGGCCGGCAACCCGCGTGAGTTGAAGAGGCTCCTTAAGAGAATGGGGGTTGAAGTCGAGGAGTTAAACGGGGTTAAACGCGTTGAAATAGTCTTCGAGGACAGGAAGATAGTGGTCAGGGACCCCCAGGTTCTCGCGTTCAAGGCAGGCGGGCAGGTCTTCTACCAGGTCACCGGGACACCTGAAACCGTTGCACAGGCTGAGGAAGCCGTGAAACCCGTTGAAGAGGTAAAGGTATCCGAGGAGGACGTGCGGTTCATCATGGAGCAGACGGGGGCTTCATACGAGAAGGCCAGGGAGGCGCTTGTAAAGGCTAAAGGCGACATACTGCAGGCCATAATGCTCCTCAGGGAAGGATGA
- the rrp42 gene encoding exosome complex protein Rrp42 — protein MSITPEKEPLLPRLQVENIIKSIKRGERIDGRGLYDYRPLEVVLNPIQKASGSSLVRLGGTQVIAGVKLELGEPFPDRPNEGVLQVHAEFVPLASPSFEPGPPDENSIEIARIIDRSLREPKAVKLDTLVVEPGKVVWVVFDDIYLVDHQGNITDASMMASMLALATARIPGLVKTETGYRVDNTKQTGPLPINTLVVTVTMGIYGDTIVVDPSLEEEAVLDSFLTIAVDEAGRICGVQKRGMKGFSRNTLENAVNTALSKGRDLIELLRKILNNPGEYMKPLVSE, from the coding sequence TTGAGCATAACACCCGAGAAAGAACCCCTCCTACCTCGGCTACAGGTTGAGAACATCATTAAATCCATTAAGAGAGGGGAGAGAATAGATGGCAGAGGCCTCTACGACTACAGGCCGCTGGAAGTAGTGTTGAACCCTATACAGAAGGCATCGGGGAGCTCCCTTGTAAGGCTCGGTGGAACCCAGGTAATAGCCGGTGTGAAACTGGAGCTAGGTGAGCCGTTCCCTGATAGACCTAATGAAGGGGTTCTCCAAGTACACGCTGAGTTCGTTCCATTGGCATCCCCCTCGTTCGAGCCGGGTCCACCGGACGAGAACTCAATAGAGATAGCGAGGATCATTGATCGATCCCTAAGGGAGCCCAAGGCCGTTAAGCTTGACACGCTAGTAGTGGAGCCAGGTAAAGTAGTATGGGTGGTGTTCGACGACATCTACCTCGTAGACCACCAGGGTAATATAACGGATGCAAGCATGATGGCGTCAATGCTGGCCTTGGCAACCGCGAGAATCCCTGGTTTAGTGAAGACTGAAACCGGGTACAGGGTTGACAACACCAAGCAGACGGGGCCTCTACCGATAAACACCCTCGTGGTAACGGTCACCATGGGTATATACGGTGACACCATTGTGGTCGACCCATCCCTCGAGGAGGAAGCCGTGTTAGACTCCTTCCTAACCATCGCTGTAGATGAAGCCGGGAGAATCTGCGGCGTGCAGAAGAGGGGGATGAAGGGGTTCTCGAGGAACACGCTTGAAAACGCTGTGAACACGGCGTTATCCAAGGGGAGGGATCTCATAGAGCTGTTGAGGAAAATATTAAATAACCCTGGTGAATACATGAAACCCCTAGTGTCAGAGTAG